The genomic stretch TCACTCTGAAGGGGGCGTTGCGGGGATCTCCCCGCAGAAGGGGTAGGCAGAGACCAAGGCTCGGCCGCAGGGGAAGGCGTTCCCCTATCCGGACTTCCTTGAAAACTGTCAGAAACTCGCGTACATTTCCAACAGGAGAAAGACGATGACACGGCTGACCGAACAGATTCTGGCACATGCGACGGGACTTCCCGAAGGGATGCCCGTGTCCGCCAAGGGCTTGCTCCACCTCGGAAACCGGGCGGCCGTGGATCAGGCATTGTCGCGTCTGTCCGAGCGCGGGCAGCTCATCCGCGCCGGTCGTGGCGTCTATCTGCGCCCCATCGCCAGTCGGTTTGGCACGCGCGCACCTTCGGTCGAGCAGGCTGTCGAGGCCCTCGCGACCCAAAAAGGGGAGATCATCGTCTCGAACGGCGCCGCCGCGGCGAACGCGCTTGGCTTGACGACGCAGGTGCCCGTCCGCTCGGTCTATCTGACCTCCGGACGCAGCCGAAAGATGCACCTCGGCAAGCAGGTCGTCGAATTGCGGCACGCGCCGCGCTGGCAACTGGCCCTGGCCAACCGCCCCGCAGGGGAGGCCGTGCGGGCGCTGGCTTGGCTCGGCCCCGAAAGGGCGGAGGCCGCGCTCACGACATTGAAACGGAAGATGCCGCCCGGCGAGTTCGGCGAACTGGTCGCCGCCGCGCCGCAGTTTCCGACATGGCTCGCACAGAGCGTCGGAAAGGCGGCCTATGGCTGACGTTTTCCTCCAGCTTTCGGCCGAGGATCGGCGTGATGCACTGGGCGTCGCTGCCGACCGTTCGGGTCGCCCCACCCATCTTCTCGAAAAGGATGTGTGGGTGGTGTGGGCGCTGGCGACCCTCTACGCGGCACCGCTCGGCGAGCATCTGGTGTTCAAGGGCGGCACGTCGCTGTCGAAAGCCTATCAGGTCATTCGCCGGTTTTCGGAGGACGTGGATCTGACCTACGACATTCGGGCGATTGCGCCCGATCTGGTTGGGGACAATGGCGAGGGTCTGCCGAAGACACGAAGCGAGGAAAAGCGCAGGTCCAGCGAGGTCCGTCGGCGGTTACCGGCATGGGTCGCGGAAACCGTGCAGCCTGTGATCGAGACCGCACTGGCCGTCGAAGGTCTGGCGGCGGCCGTCCGCGTCGAGGATGAGAAGCTCTTCATCGACTATGAGGCGACCGCAGCCGGGTCCGGCTATGTGGCTCCAAGCGTCATGCTGGAGTTCGGCGCGCGCTCGACGGGCGAACCCGCGAGCTTGCGCGACGTCGTCTGCGACGCGGCCGGCCTGATCGAGGGCTGCTCTTCCCGACGGCGCGGCCGCGCGTCATGCACGCGGAGCGGACGTTCTGGGAGAAGGCGACCGCCATCCACGTCTTCTGCCTCCAGGAGCGGCTGCGCGGCGACCGCTTCGCGCGACATTGGCGCGATGTTGTCCGACTGGACGAAGCCGGCTTCGCGGAAGCCGCTTTTGCCGATCGCGACCTGGCCAACGCTGCCGCTCGGCACAAGTCGATGTTCTTCGCAGAGAAGGCCGCCGACCGCACGCCGATCGACTATGCAGCGGCTGTCAGCGGCGGCTTGCAACTCGTGCCGGTCGGCGATGGCGCGAAGGCGTTGGAGGATGACTATGCCCGCATGGTTGAGGATGGACTGCTCTTCGACGACGAGGAGCCGTTCGAAGCGCTCATGGCGCAGTGCGCTGATATAGCCGCGCGCGCGAACAGAGCAGCCAAGTAAGAAACTGGGAGGACCGGGGGTATATGAGCGAAGTCGAAGAAGAGCGAAAATTCCAGTTTCTGCGGGACGGCGATTCCGAGCCATCTGAACTGGACTGGAACAAGGGGATCGAGAGCGCCCGCAAGGCGATTTCCGAGGCCATGAACGCCAAGAACATCGCATTTCTGCTCGGCGCCGGATGTTCTTCCCTGATGAAGGACAAAAAGGAACTCGGCATTGCGACCATGGCGCCGTTGGCCAAGGAGTTTTGCGGCGAAACCATCGAGGCACGCGCGGCGGGATTCTACAGCGATCCGCCAACAGCCGGCGCTGTACCGGCACCGTGGCGGCTGACCAAAGACGAACTCGACTATCTCGACGCGCTCGGAGTCGACCTGGCGAAGGATTACAGCCGTAACCTGGAACGCTTGATGGAGGTGCTGTTCGCGCAACGGTTCGTGCTGCGCCAGAGCGAGAATCCCGATCTTCACCCCTATCGCGCTGTTCTCGACGGCATCATCAAGAAGGTCCAGGACTTCCTATGGACCCGTGTCACCCAAGGGGCCTTCGCCACGGAGGGCGACACGACCGTGCGCGACCTCTACGAGCGTTTCTACAAGAAACTGGTCCTACGCGATCGGTCCTTGCCCCGGCCCTGGGTGTTCACGACCAACTACGATCATTTCAGCGAATTGGCGATGGATCGCCTGGGCATTCCCTATGCCAACGGTTTTTCCGGCGTCGTAGAACGCCGCTTCAACCCGGCGATCTTCCGCTATGCTCTGGCCGAGCAGCTCGACGTCGCCAGCCGCAAATGGACTGCCGTCGACGCCTTCGTCTATCTCTGCAAATTGCATGGTTCGGTCACTTGGACCGAGGACGATCATGGCCTGTTCCCGATCAAGGAGGTCTGGCCGCCGGAATCCTCAAACCAGATGCTGATCTATCCGACGCCGGCGAAGCAGAACTCTTCGCTCGGCTCGCCCTACGCAGACCTGTTCCGGGAATTTCAGTCCCGGATCGTGCGCGAGCAGAGCGTTCTCATCACGGCCGGCTACGCCTTCGGCGACGAGCACCTGAACAACATCATCTATCAGGCTCTGACGATCCCGACCTTCCGCTTGGTGATCTTTGCGGCGCCCGACACGGAGGGAGAGATCGCCAAGCTGCGGGCGCTGCGCGATCCGCGCATTTGGATCATTGGAGGCAATGGCCCTTCCGACGGGACGAGGGCGCACTACTTCGACATGATCGTCGAGCATTTCATGCCCCAGCGCCCCAGCGACAGGATTGATGACGCCGTCCGCAAGGTGTTGTCGGAGCTGGCGCCGAAAAGGGGCGACGAGACAAAGGATGGCGAGGCATGAGCCACGACGATCGCAAGCGGGCGATCGGCAAGGTGGTCTCGGTTGCGGCCGACCGCTTTGTTGTCGAGATGCACGTCGGCACCGACAACTTCACGGTCGTCGGCTTCGACGACGTGCATTATGTGGCGCGACTGGGATCATTCCTGATGATTCCGTCGCAGTCGGAATATGTCGTGGTCGAGGTTGTCGGCCTGCGTGAGCGCGACGCGAGCACGCCTTCCGAGCGGGGCGATTTCGACCGGGCCGGCTCCTCGAAATATCTGGACGTGGTGCCCGTCGGCATGTTGCCGATGCGCGGCGGCGCGTTCCGCTTCGGTGTGTCGGTTTTCCCGTCTCTGTATGCGGACGCACTGTATGCGCTGGATGGCGAGCTCGATCGCATCTTTGAGACCGAGGCCGCCGTCGAGCCGTCAGTCGGCCCGGATGGCGGCGCCTGCCAACCCGAAGGGGCCACGCGCTATCGGGTTCTACCGATCGGCAAGTCGGTGGTGTTCGAGGACTACGACGTCAAAGTTCGTCTGAACGAGTTCTTCGGCGGTCATGTCGCCGTCCTGGGCAATACCGGCAGCGGCAAATCCTGCACGGTCGCCTCGGTCTTGCAGTCCCTTTTCTGCAAGCCGAAGGAGCATCACGCCCGCGGCGCGACCTTCATCGTCTTCGACGTCAACGGCGAGTATCACGCCGCTCTGAGCGCTTCCGCGAAGGTGGGAGCGATCGGAGTCGAGCGCGTCGTCCTCGACGGTACGGCAGCGGGCTTCCGCTTGCCGCACTGGTTTTTGGAACTGGCGGAATGGGAGCTGTTGCTGCAAGCCAGCGAGCGCACCCAGGTGCCCATCCTGCGCATGGCGCTCGGGCTCTCGACCTTGTTCTCAAATGCGGGGGCCGCAGAACTCAACAGCGTCCGCAATCACATCCTCGCCAAGTGCATCACCCAGATTATGCGCGACGACTCGTCGAGCCCGTCCAAGCATGATCGGATCATTGGCATCCTTCAGCGCTTCAGCACGAACGAGATCAACGCGGCAAAAATCCGGCCATATATTGCGATCAACTTTGGCCAAATGGCCAACCCTGCGGGTCTGGATGCTTATCTGGTTGGCCCGAACGGTTTCGAGTTGGAGGATTTGAAGCTTCCAGCCTATCAAAACCTGCCATTCGACTTTGCGGCACTCGGCGATGCAATAGACCTCGCCATCCTGTATGCGGAGGCGCACGGTAATCGGCAAATCCGAGACTACTGCTCCCAGATGGTGACGCGCTTCCAGGCACTGGAAGATCGCCCTGAGTATGAATTCCTCCGACATGAGGCGGGCGCCGCAGCCGCCGACAATGGAGAGCTGAAGTTTCTCACTCGGCTGGTCGGCCTGAACGGCAAGGGAACCGGCCACACCAAAGCCAATCAGATCATCATCATCGACATGAATGACGTCGAGGACGAGGTGGTCGAACTGGTCAGCGCCGTGATCGCGCGGATGCTGTTTCGCCTGCTCCGGCGCGCCGATCCGCGCAATCGCTTTCCGATCCATCTTCTGCTGGAAGAAGCGCACCGCTACATCTCGGCGACGCCATCCCGCTATGCAGTGGACGCGACCAAGATATTCGAGCGCATCGCCAAGGAAGGACGCAAATACGGCATGTTCGTGCTCTTGGCATCACAACGCCCGAGTGAGCTGTCCAAGACGGTTCTCAGCCAGTGCTCCAATTTCCTGGTTCACCGCATCCAGAACCCCGACGATCTTTCTCAGATTCGGCAGATGACGCCGTTCATCTCGGATTCGGTCCTGAAACGGTTACCGTCATTGCCTCGGCAGCACGCGCTGGTGTTCGGAACCTCGGTCAATCTCCCGACGACATTCAAGGTGCGGGAGGCATCACCGCGGCCGCGCAGCGACGACACCGCCGTGGTCGATTTGTGGTTCCACGAAGAAGGTCGAGCCGCCGGCATTCGACTCGCTCCGGTCGATACTGCTGGAGGGGAGCCGATGGCAGCAAACGAAGCGTCAGACGATGACATCTTCTGACCATCTGGAGACCCTGGCGCAGACGCTGGAGGCCACGGGAGACTACCGGGTCGTCCGGCGTCTCAAGCCGCGCCCTCGCATCGTTCCTCCGCCAGGCACGCCGCTGCGCCTTGGCCTGGTGGTTGATGTGGAGACCACGGGGCTTGACCATCAGTGCGACGAGATCATCGAACTCGCCATGACACCATTCAACTATGGCTTGGATGGCACCATTTTCAGCGTGGATGACAGCTTCCAAGGGCTGCGTCAGCCGAGCGAGCCTATCGCCCCGGAAATCACCGCGATCACGGGCATCACCAACGAGATGGTGGCCGGCCAGATTATTGATCCCGCAGCGGTAGCCACATTCGCAGCGCCGGCTTCGCTCGTCATCGCACACAACGCGGCATTCGACCGCCGCTTCCTTGAACGATTCAGCGACGTGTTCTCGACGAAGCCGTGGGCATGCTCGCTCAGCCAGATCGATTGGGCAGCGGAGGGGTTCGAGGGCACGAAACTCGCCTATCTCGCTCAGGCCGCCGGCTTCTTCTACGACCGTCACCGCGCGATGTACGACTGTCTTGCTACGGTCGAGTTGCTGGCAATGTGGCTGCCCCGATCTGGCGCTACAGGTCTCAGCCGTCTCCTGGACGGCGCCCGTGCCGTTTTTTGGCGAATCTGGGCGGAGAACGCACCCTTTGACCTCAAGGATGTCCTCAAAGCGCGCGGATACCGCTGGAACGGCGATCCCGGCCCGCAGCCGCGCGCATGGTATATTGACGTTCCCGAGGCTCAGCTCGAGGCCGAGCTACGGTTCTTGAGAACGGAAATCTATCGGTATGAGGTCGATCCCCCGGTTCGGCGGATCGATGCCTATGATCGGTTTTCAGACCGGATCTGAGTACCGTCGAAGGCCGGGCTATTGCATTCCCTCCGGCACTTGCGCGCACTTCTTGGCAAGCATGGCGCAGACGAACCTGTGCCGTTTCGTCATGTCGGCGCGCTTTTCCACTATGTGGTGCCTAGCGGTCATGGTTCTTGCAGCTGGCATCCTGCAACGCGTGGTTCTGGAGGCGGAAGCGGATTTCCTTCGAGATCCTCGCCTTGCCGGTCACCGTCTTGAATGTCCGGCGTAGGTCCTTGCCTCAAATTTAGCAAGGAAGACGTCCACGAAACATTGGACCATTCACCTTCCAGCCTCACGGAGCGACGCAGCAATATCGCTGATCGAGCGAAACAGGACCAGTCCATCATCTCTGGCAGGCTCAAATCCTCGACGCTGCCAGAATTCGGCAGCCTCCCCGTCGACGGCGTTGACCATCAATGCCCGCCCACCGATCAGCGATGCGGCCTGAACGCAGCGTTGGAGGGCGTGCTTCACAAGGCCAGTCCCGATGCCCAACCCTGCCGAGCCGATATCGGTCGCGAGCTGGCCAAGCAGCATGCAGGGAATTGGATTAGGGGGCTGCCCCGTCCGGATGGAGCGCGGTAGCACCGATGGCACAACGGCTGTTGGTGCAAGGCCGTAATAACCCACCACACGCCCTGCCTCATGCACGACGAGAACGGCGGTAAAGCCCTTCTGCTGATTGGAGAGCGCGCGGGTTTTCAGCCAGCGGTCGAGCGTCGGATTGCCACAGGTAAACTCAGAAACATCGTGGGCGGCGGAAAGCGGCTCGGGTCCTGAAAGCAGCAAGGGATTACCGCTTCGCCGCGTAGCCGGGCTCCCACGGCGCAGGCCGCTTCAGCACTTCAACCATCTCCGGAACAGGAGCGGCCGGGCGCGACAGCACATCCATGAACTGAGCAAAGCCTTCCGGGCTCATCCGGATCAGGCCCTGCTCCATGACGACCTCCTCGGCCGCGCGCACAGCGGCATCTCGCACGAAATCGGTGCGCGAACGGCCGCGCAGGCTGGCGGCACGATCGATCATGGCAACATCGGCCTCGGGCAGACGCATTGAGATAGGATATTCCTTGCGTTCGGCAGTGTTGGCCATGGCGATTCTCCTTGGTCGGAAGATGGCATCTTGTATCTCTAAATACAATACGATAAAGTCGCATCCACAAGCAACAGCTTCCGATGGGGTAGTATCGAGGCGAAAGATGACGGCGACAGCGATCGATTCCGACAGGTCATTTCACTATGCCACGGCACGCCAGACCACGCCGCCGCACGCCATGACACGCGTCGGCATACTGATCGCCGCCAAATGTTCGCCCGTAAATTCCATTGCTTATACCGGGCACGGGACGAATGCTGTCAGTTATGACCTTGCGAGCCTCACAAAACACAGCAAAGATGACAGGAGCCGAGCGCGAAGCGCTGCTCGAATCTTTGCTGCTGGACGCGCCGGAGTTGACGTTTACGCCGCGCGGCAGTCCCGACCCTCGCCTTCTGCGTCTGGTCGGCATCCTGGCAAAGCAGGCGGCACGGGAATGCTTTGCCGAGGAAGTGAAGTTATCCAGGCAAAGGAGGAAGCGCACCTCCTGATGCGGATGGGAGCAATGTTTTGAAAGTCGCGATCTACGCCCGTTATTCTTCTGACAATCAACGCGACGCTTCCATTGCCGACCAACTTCGCATGTGCCGCCTCCATGCCGAAAAGCAAGGCTGGCACGTCATCGAAGAATATACCGACCACGCAATCTCCGGCGCTTCGCTGATCCGTCCGGGCATCCAGGCTCTGATGACCGACGCCATGGCCGGTCGCTTCGACGTGATCCTCTCAGAGGCTATGGATCGCCTCTCGCGTGATCAGGAAGACATCGCCGGAATCTTCAAACGCGTGTCCTATGCGGATGTGAAGATATTCACCCTGTCGGAGGGCGAGGTCAGCCATCTGCATGTCGGCCTCAAGGGCACAATGAATGCCCTCTTCCTCAAGGATCTTGCCGACAAGACCCGCCGCGGCCAGCGCGGCCGTGTCGAGGCTGGCAAATCGGGTGGCGGCAATTCCTATGGCTACGATGTGGTCAAGAAGCTGGATGCCAATGGCGAACCCATTCGAGGCGACCGCACCATCAACGAAGACCAGGCCGCCGTCGTTCGCCGCATTTTCCGCGACTACGCGGCCGGCAAGTCGGCCAAGACCATAGCCTTTGCACTGAACAAGGACGGCATTCCGGCCCCTTCGGGCGGCGACTGGGGTTTCAGCACGATCAACGGCAACCCGAAGCGTGGCAACGGCATCCTCAATAATGAGATGTATGTCGGCAAGATCGTCTGGAACCGGCAGCGCTTCGTAAAGGACCCGAACACCGGAAAGCGGCAGGCGCGCCCCAACCCAGAATCGGAATGGGTCATCCAGGAGACACCAGAGCTCCGGATCCTCGACGACGATCTCTGGAATGCTGTGAAGGCACGGCAGGAGAAGAACAAGCTCACCCGCGACGACAACGGCTGCACGGATGTCCGCA from Martelella sp. AD-3 encodes the following:
- a CDS encoding ATP-binding protein, producing the protein MSHDDRKRAIGKVVSVAADRFVVEMHVGTDNFTVVGFDDVHYVARLGSFLMIPSQSEYVVVEVVGLRERDASTPSERGDFDRAGSSKYLDVVPVGMLPMRGGAFRFGVSVFPSLYADALYALDGELDRIFETEAAVEPSVGPDGGACQPEGATRYRVLPIGKSVVFEDYDVKVRLNEFFGGHVAVLGNTGSGKSCTVASVLQSLFCKPKEHHARGATFIVFDVNGEYHAALSASAKVGAIGVERVVLDGTAAGFRLPHWFLELAEWELLLQASERTQVPILRMALGLSTLFSNAGAAELNSVRNHILAKCITQIMRDDSSSPSKHDRIIGILQRFSTNEINAAKIRPYIAINFGQMANPAGLDAYLVGPNGFELEDLKLPAYQNLPFDFAALGDAIDLAILYAEAHGNRQIRDYCSQMVTRFQALEDRPEYEFLRHEAGAAAADNGELKFLTRLVGLNGKGTGHTKANQIIIIDMNDVEDEVVELVSAVIARMLFRLLRRADPRNRFPIHLLLEEAHRYISATPSRYAVDATKIFERIAKEGRKYGMFVLLASQRPSELSKTVLSQCSNFLVHRIQNPDDLSQIRQMTPFISDSVLKRLPSLPRQHALVFGTSVNLPTTFKVREASPRPRSDDTAVVDLWFHEEGRAAGIRLAPVDTAGGEPMAANEASDDDIF
- a CDS encoding GNAT family N-acetyltransferase, producing MLLSGPEPLSAAHDVSEFTCGNPTLDRWLKTRALSNQQKGFTAVLVVHEAGRVVGYYGLAPTAVVPSVLPRSIRTGQPPNPIPCMLLGQLATDIGSAGLGIGTGLVKHALQRCVQAASLIGGRALMVNAVDGEAAEFWQRRGFEPARDDGLVLFRSISDIAASLREAGR
- a CDS encoding DUF1778 domain-containing protein gives rise to the protein MANTAERKEYPISMRLPEADVAMIDRAASLRGRSRTDFVRDAAVRAAEEVVMEQGLIRMSPEGFAQFMDVLSRPAAPVPEMVEVLKRPAPWEPGYAAKR
- a CDS encoding 3'-5' exonuclease, which gives rise to MTSSDHLETLAQTLEATGDYRVVRRLKPRPRIVPPPGTPLRLGLVVDVETTGLDHQCDEIIELAMTPFNYGLDGTIFSVDDSFQGLRQPSEPIAPEITAITGITNEMVAGQIIDPAAVATFAAPASLVIAHNAAFDRRFLERFSDVFSTKPWACSLSQIDWAAEGFEGTKLAYLAQAAGFFYDRHRAMYDCLATVELLAMWLPRSGATGLSRLLDGARAVFWRIWAENAPFDLKDVLKARGYRWNGDPGPQPRAWYIDVPEAQLEAELRFLRTEIYRYEVDPPVRRIDAYDRFSDRI
- a CDS encoding SIR2 family protein gives rise to the protein MSEVEEERKFQFLRDGDSEPSELDWNKGIESARKAISEAMNAKNIAFLLGAGCSSLMKDKKELGIATMAPLAKEFCGETIEARAAGFYSDPPTAGAVPAPWRLTKDELDYLDALGVDLAKDYSRNLERLMEVLFAQRFVLRQSENPDLHPYRAVLDGIIKKVQDFLWTRVTQGAFATEGDTTVRDLYERFYKKLVLRDRSLPRPWVFTTNYDHFSELAMDRLGIPYANGFSGVVERRFNPAIFRYALAEQLDVASRKWTAVDAFVYLCKLHGSVTWTEDDHGLFPIKEVWPPESSNQMLIYPTPAKQNSSLGSPYADLFREFQSRIVREQSVLITAGYAFGDEHLNNIIYQALTIPTFRLVIFAAPDTEGEIAKLRALRDPRIWIIGGNGPSDGTRAHYFDMIVEHFMPQRPSDRIDDAVRKVLSELAPKRGDETKDGEA
- a CDS encoding DUF6088 family protein, encoding MTRLTEQILAHATGLPEGMPVSAKGLLHLGNRAAVDQALSRLSERGQLIRAGRGVYLRPIASRFGTRAPSVEQAVEALATQKGEIIVSNGAAAANALGLTTQVPVRSVYLTSGRSRKMHLGKQVVELRHAPRWQLALANRPAGEAVRALAWLGPERAEAALTTLKRKMPPGEFGELVAAAPQFPTWLAQSVGKAAYG